From Gloeocapsopsis sp. IPPAS B-1203, one genomic window encodes:
- the pyrR gene encoding bifunctional pyr operon transcriptional regulator/uracil phosphoribosyltransferase PyrR, whose protein sequence is MPAKVVEILSAEEIRRTVTRLASQVVERSRDLSQLVILGIYTRGAFLADLLVRQIEVLEGVTIPAGALDITFYRDDLDQIGVRTPAKTEIPFDLTGKTVLLVDDVIYKGRTVRAALNAVNDYGRPAAIWLAVLVDRGHRELPIHPDFTGKQLPTAKEEQVRVYLQDFDGRDAVELIGN, encoded by the coding sequence ATGCCTGCTAAAGTTGTTGAAATTCTCTCTGCTGAGGAGATCCGTCGCACTGTCACGCGCCTTGCTTCCCAAGTCGTAGAAAGATCGCGGGATTTGTCACAACTCGTCATTTTAGGTATCTACACTAGAGGTGCATTTTTAGCAGATCTGTTGGTGCGTCAAATTGAGGTACTTGAAGGTGTAACAATTCCTGCAGGGGCGTTGGATATTACATTTTACCGCGACGATTTGGATCAGATTGGTGTTCGCACTCCAGCTAAAACAGAAATTCCCTTTGATTTAACAGGAAAAACTGTGTTGCTCGTTGATGATGTGATTTATAAAGGACGTACTGTACGAGCAGCTTTGAATGCTGTTAACGATTATGGTAGACCTGCGGCAATTTGGCTAGCAGTATTAGTTGATCGCGGTCATCGCGAGTTACCAATTCATCCAGATTTTACAGGTAAACAGCTACCTACAGCGAAAGAAGAACAAGTTAGGGTGTACCTTCAAGATTTTGATGGGCGTGATGCTGTGGAGTTGATCGGTAATTAA
- the cbiB gene encoding adenosylcobinamide-phosphate synthase CbiB gives MNINSIVVLVFAAFLDFLIADPWGFPHPVRVMGWAIARFNKIAWKYFNSQWTQRLAGIILGIGLVTGSGLVGWLIVQTTKLLHPSLGIVVESILLASCFAARSLRLAAQEVLQPLSIGNITQARSSLSKYVGRDTANLSETEILRAVLETVSENATDGVMAPLFYAIAGAFIPFIGSVPVALAYKAASTLDSMVGYREAPYTYLGWFSARWEDALTWLPCRLTVLTLAILSGKPRYVWCICCRDAVQDPSPNSGWSECAYAAVLGVQMGGTNWYKGVAKHKPLLGDNIHSITSVKVYQALQLTRHCFLIWLGVAIPLLLLHI, from the coding sequence ATCAATATTAACTCAATTGTTGTTTTAGTTTTCGCTGCTTTTTTAGATTTCCTGATTGCCGATCCTTGGGGTTTTCCTCATCCAGTGCGCGTTATGGGTTGGGCGATCGCCCGCTTTAATAAAATTGCTTGGAAATACTTTAATAGTCAATGGACACAACGCTTAGCTGGTATCATTTTAGGCATTGGATTAGTGACTGGCAGTGGTTTAGTCGGATGGTTAATTGTACAAACTACTAAACTACTTCACCCTAGTCTTGGAATTGTTGTCGAAAGCATTCTCTTGGCAAGTTGTTTTGCTGCAAGAAGCCTCAGATTAGCTGCACAAGAAGTCTTACAGCCACTCAGCATTGGGAACATCACGCAAGCACGTTCTAGCCTTAGTAAATATGTTGGGAGAGATACAGCAAATCTTTCTGAGACTGAAATTTTGCGGGCAGTTTTAGAGACTGTCAGTGAAAATGCTACGGATGGCGTAATGGCACCTTTATTTTATGCGATCGCTGGTGCTTTCATCCCATTTATTGGTAGTGTTCCGGTTGCTTTAGCTTACAAAGCGGCAAGTACTTTAGATTCAATGGTAGGCTATCGCGAAGCACCCTATACTTATTTAGGTTGGTTTAGCGCTCGTTGGGAAGATGCCTTAACGTGGCTACCGTGTCGTTTGACCGTGTTAACTTTAGCAATTTTATCAGGTAAGCCTCGCTATGTTTGGTGCATTTGCTGTCGAGATGCGGTGCAAGATCCTAGCCCTAATTCAGGTTGGAGTGAATGCGCTTATGCGGCTGTACTTGGCGTACAAATGGGAGGCACAAATTGGTACAAAGGAGTTGCCAAACACAAGCCTCTACTTGGAGATAACATTCATTCGATTACTTCAGTCAAGGTTTACCAAGCATTGCAATTAACGCGACATTGCTTTTTGATCTGGCTGGGTGTTGCGATTCCCTTGCTTTTGTTGCACATTTAA
- a CDS encoding Rrf2 family transcriptional regulator, producing the protein MKLTTRGHYSVKALLDLSLQPKNRPVSVKAIAQRQDIPAPYLEKLLIEMRRAGIVESIRGVQGGYKLARSPAQISLGQILESVGETIEPLPHHTPAPAQAEDWVTFTLWQRLHQKLKEALYTITLADLYYDARSWQAAQGEATSFVV; encoded by the coding sequence ATGAAGCTAACAACTCGCGGGCATTACAGCGTTAAAGCATTACTTGATTTGAGTTTACAGCCCAAGAATAGACCTGTATCAGTAAAAGCGATCGCTCAACGCCAAGATATCCCCGCTCCTTACTTAGAAAAATTACTGATTGAAATGCGCCGTGCCGGAATAGTAGAATCAATTCGCGGTGTTCAGGGCGGATACAAATTAGCGCGATCGCCTGCGCAAATTTCTCTAGGACAAATACTAGAATCTGTTGGCGAAACAATTGAACCTTTACCTCACCATACTCCAGCACCAGCTCAAGCAGAAGATTGGGTAACTTTTACCTTGTGGCAGCGATTACACCAAAAACTCAAAGAAGCACTCTATACTATTACTCTTGCAGACCTTTACTATGATGCTCGCAGTTGGCAAGCAGCCCAAGGAGAAGCAACAAGCTTTGTTGTCTAG
- a CDS encoding AbrB family transcriptional regulator: MSKKKKIEPLTGEELLKKVKELENLSKEEKAKACGYYTVTKNGIERVNMMKFLNALIDAEGIELDSTANANGRGGRSASYRISVQSNGNLLIGSAYTKQMGLKPGDEFEITLGRKHIRLKQLDEDGEFGEVEVAS, translated from the coding sequence ATGAGTAAAAAGAAAAAAATCGAGCCACTAACTGGTGAAGAACTCCTGAAGAAAGTCAAGGAGCTAGAAAACCTAAGTAAAGAAGAAAAGGCTAAAGCCTGTGGCTATTATACCGTTACTAAAAATGGTATTGAGCGTGTTAACATGATGAAATTTCTTAATGCCTTAATTGATGCAGAAGGCATTGAGTTAGACAGTACAGCAAATGCTAATGGACGTGGCGGACGGAGTGCTAGCTATAGAATCAGCGTGCAGTCAAATGGTAACTTACTAATAGGTTCTGCTTATACAAAACAAATGGGTTTAAAACCAGGAGATGAATTTGAAATTACTCTAGGTCGCAAGCACATTCGTTTGAAGCAACTTGACGAAGATGGCGAATTTGGTGAAGTCGAAGTTGCATCCTAA
- a CDS encoding chloride channel protein, with product MTALSPQSPEEPPSLPVELRKVPIQPAVSTPSTGLTHLLNRFQLSPESVVLMLAVLIGGSTGLAVVFFHFLIELIHHLMLEDLMGIISRWGAWTLACVPLLGGLVVGLMRGAKQDFGPGLSSLIAATQGSHAPHVTCKELQPIIKMLAAAVSLGSGASLGPEGPSVEIGANFSLRLGHTLQMSQERRRLLLGAGAAAGLAAGFNAPIAGVFFALEVVLGTTFATSAVSVVLLAAVVAALIAQIGLGGQPAFTLPVYEVRSPLEFPLYVGLGLGASLVSITYTQSLQLLRACFQGQVPGFAWLAKIPLAIHPVIGGACVGLVALQYPQILGIGYETVEAMLQDVEFSLQLLVVLLVVKLVVTAISLGSGLVGGIFAPAMFLGASLGGAYAKILAIVLPGMTPYMAAPPAYAMVGMAAVLAASARAPLTAILLLFELTRDYRIVLPLMAAVGLSVWLVERMKPSATSDSHLQQLNLSVETDREQEILQQISVAEAMHQTPLILSATLPIWEAGLAMTRDRRRSALVIDETQRLVGIVTSEDISRAISLWEQHRISVSNSSLVHPSNEPNFSLSQLFDICTTELLYTYPDELLSDALARMAARGLHQLPVVERNNHEHILGLLEREQIGLTCNLELMRQALHQVLPASPQSQDLSLASLQQ from the coding sequence ATGACTGCCCTTTCTCCCCAATCCCCAGAGGAGCCACCAAGTCTCCCTGTTGAATTACGGAAGGTGCCGATACAGCCTGCAGTATCAACACCTTCTACTGGCTTAACTCATTTACTGAACCGTTTTCAGCTATCCCCAGAAAGCGTTGTGCTCATGTTAGCTGTGCTGATCGGCGGGAGCACTGGTTTAGCTGTCGTTTTCTTTCACTTTTTAATCGAGCTAATCCACCATTTAATGCTAGAAGATTTGATGGGAATTATTTCTCGTTGGGGAGCTTGGACACTTGCGTGTGTCCCATTATTAGGGGGATTAGTTGTTGGTTTAATGCGCGGTGCTAAACAAGATTTTGGTCCAGGGCTTTCTTCTTTAATTGCCGCAACGCAAGGTAGTCATGCTCCTCATGTTACTTGTAAAGAATTACAACCAATTATTAAGATGCTTGCGGCTGCAGTTTCATTAGGCAGTGGGGCTTCATTGGGACCAGAGGGACCCAGCGTGGAGATTGGTGCTAATTTTAGTTTACGGCTGGGTCACACCCTACAGATGTCACAAGAGCGACGTCGCTTGTTGTTGGGGGCTGGAGCAGCAGCAGGGTTAGCAGCAGGATTTAACGCTCCGATCGCAGGTGTTTTTTTTGCGTTAGAAGTTGTTTTAGGAACTACATTCGCTACTTCTGCTGTGAGTGTTGTGCTGCTAGCAGCAGTCGTAGCAGCCTTAATTGCTCAAATTGGCTTAGGAGGACAACCTGCTTTTACACTGCCAGTTTACGAAGTTCGCAGTCCGTTAGAATTTCCCTTATACGTTGGTTTGGGATTAGGTGCTAGTCTTGTTTCAATAACTTACACTCAATCTTTACAGTTACTGCGAGCTTGCTTTCAAGGACAAGTTCCTGGTTTCGCTTGGTTGGCAAAAATTCCTTTAGCAATTCATCCTGTTATTGGCGGTGCTTGTGTTGGTTTAGTCGCACTACAGTATCCCCAAATCTTGGGTATCGGTTATGAAACTGTAGAAGCAATGTTGCAGGATGTGGAATTCTCTTTGCAATTGCTTGTGGTGTTATTGGTAGTAAAGTTAGTTGTAACTGCAATTAGTTTAGGGAGTGGTTTAGTTGGGGGTATATTCGCTCCAGCAATGTTTCTCGGCGCTTCATTAGGAGGAGCCTATGCCAAAATTTTGGCAATTGTCTTACCAGGGATGACTCCTTATATGGCAGCACCTCCAGCTTATGCAATGGTAGGTATGGCAGCAGTATTAGCAGCAAGTGCGCGAGCGCCTTTGACGGCTATTCTATTATTATTTGAACTGACACGAGATTATCGCATTGTTTTACCGTTGATGGCAGCGGTAGGTTTAAGTGTATGGCTTGTTGAGCGCATGAAGCCTAGTGCAACTTCTGACTCGCATTTACAACAATTGAATTTGAGTGTGGAGACAGATCGCGAACAAGAAATTTTACAACAAATTTCTGTCGCCGAGGCAATGCACCAAACTCCGTTGATATTATCTGCAACACTGCCTATTTGGGAAGCAGGCTTGGCAATGACTCGCGATCGCCGCCGGAGTGCGTTGGTTATTGATGAAACTCAAAGATTGGTTGGGATTGTCACGTCAGAAGACATTTCCCGCGCAATTTCTCTCTGGGAACAGCACAGAATAAGTGTTAGTAACTCCAGTTTGGTACATCCATCTAATGAGCCGAATTTTTCTTTATCTCAACTCTTTGACATTTGTACAACTGAGCTACTTTACACTTACCCCGATGAACTTTTATCTGATGCTTTAGCCCGTATGGCAGCACGAGGTTTACATCAGTTACCTGTAGTTGAACGCAACAACCACGAGCATATTTTAGGTTTACTAGAACGAGAACAAATTGGATTAACTTGCAATTTAGAGTTGATGCGTCAAGCACTGCACCAAGTCTTGCCAGCATCACCACAATCTCAGGACTTATCCTTGGCTAGTTTGCAGCAATGA
- a CDS encoding glycosyltransferase family 39 protein yields the protein MRDRFHWEFPKFDYRRNSKVDWSWILALLLAAVLVYSINLGGLPLRDWDEGTIAQVAREIWRSPVNSWRWLYPTLGNAPYLNKPPLMHLLIAGAYSLGGVNEWTSRLPGAMLSAVSVPLLYCVGREIFPRTPAIFAALVYLTLLPMVRHGRLAMLDGAVVCFFLLMMLCVLRSRRNLRYCLGIGIGFALVCLTKGIIGLLLLAIALLFLFWDTPRLLTSPYLWAGVFVGAAPVAWWYLAQWLEYGNTFTNTAIMAQSLSRVWASVENHAGPPWYYLLEILKYSFPWLIFLPQGLRKAWENRNWSWAKLILVWISFYFVIISVMQTKLPWYVLPIYPAISLAVGAQLADYWCTSDASYPRPVVVCLGLLAVGATIGSFYFSPWSSAQDGALQMILAAVAGTMILANILARRGDRQFLIILIWGMYVSLVLFMTSSHWVWELAEAYPVKPVAVMIQKMTPVGQIVYTSFPYDRPSLNFYSDRQIITATHNELQQQWQQNSPSYLLLDTPTLKNLQLPAAHHLGSTQGLTLLRRGKG from the coding sequence ATGCGCGATCGCTTTCATTGGGAGTTTCCAAAATTTGATTACCGACGCAACAGTAAGGTTGATTGGTCGTGGATTCTAGCGTTATTGTTAGCCGCAGTGCTAGTTTACAGCATCAATCTAGGAGGATTACCATTACGCGATTGGGATGAAGGTACTATCGCCCAAGTTGCCCGCGAAATTTGGCGATCGCCTGTCAATTCATGGCGTTGGTTGTATCCTACATTAGGAAACGCACCTTATCTCAATAAACCACCACTCATGCATTTATTAATAGCTGGGGCATACTCGCTTGGTGGAGTTAATGAATGGACATCACGTTTGCCAGGAGCGATGCTGAGTGCAGTTTCTGTACCTCTACTATATTGTGTCGGGCGGGAAATTTTTCCTAGGACGCCTGCGATTTTTGCTGCGTTAGTTTACCTCACACTGCTACCGATGGTGCGTCATGGGCGATTAGCAATGTTGGATGGGGCAGTAGTGTGTTTTTTTCTGTTGATGATGTTGTGTGTACTGCGATCGCGTCGTAATTTGCGTTACTGCTTAGGTATTGGTATTGGGTTTGCCTTAGTTTGTCTGACTAAAGGAATCATTGGATTATTGCTGCTGGCGATCGCACTGTTATTTTTGTTTTGGGATACGCCCCGCTTACTAACGAGTCCTTACCTGTGGGCAGGTGTTTTTGTTGGTGCCGCGCCTGTAGCTTGGTGGTACTTGGCTCAATGGTTGGAATACGGTAACACTTTCACCAATACAGCAATTATGGCTCAATCTTTGAGTCGTGTTTGGGCAAGTGTAGAAAATCACGCTGGACCACCTTGGTATTATTTATTAGAAATCTTAAAGTACAGCTTTCCTTGGCTGATATTTTTACCACAAGGTTTGCGTAAAGCATGGGAAAATCGCAACTGGAGCTGGGCAAAACTGATCCTTGTGTGGATTAGCTTTTATTTCGTAATAATTTCTGTGATGCAAACCAAGCTTCCTTGGTATGTTTTGCCGATATATCCAGCTATTTCTTTAGCAGTGGGAGCGCAGCTGGCTGATTACTGGTGTACATCTGATGCATCATATCCGCGCCCTGTCGTTGTCTGTTTGGGGCTACTTGCTGTAGGAGCCACTATTGGCAGCTTCTACTTTAGCCCTTGGAGTTCTGCGCAGGATGGCGCATTACAAATGATTTTAGCTGCAGTTGCAGGCACAATGATTTTGGCAAATATCTTAGCTAGACGAGGCGATCGCCAGTTTTTGATAATTTTAATTTGGGGAATGTATGTCTCGCTTGTACTATTTATGACTTCTTCCCACTGGGTTTGGGAACTTGCCGAAGCTTATCCTGTAAAACCTGTTGCTGTGATGATCCAAAAGATGACACCCGTAGGACAGATTGTTTATACATCCTTTCCTTACGATCGTCCTTCGCTCAATTTTTATAGCGATCGCCAAATTATTACGGCTACTCACAACGAGCTTCAGCAGCAATGGCAACAAAATTCACCATCCTATTTGCTCCTCGATACCCCAACCCTTAAAAATCTCCAACTTCCTGCAGCACATCACTTAGGCAGCACGCAAGGTTTGACGCTACTAAGAAGGGGTAAGGGGTGA
- a CDS encoding LysR family transcriptional regulator — MTNKIKISQLRALVAVAEHENFSTAALHLEISQSAVSHAIAALEEDLGVVLLARGRHGAHPTPVGKRIIAHAQHVLQLLDTMAKEANLEKGLDGGQVQIACFRSVATHILPAVIAQFRSDFPKIAVTITEHYDYINVEQALREGHADLGFTYLPASDEFETWELLRDDYIVLLPPTASTTTQKLNWKQLAAYPLIVPSTNTCSIRIRNHLRFSDCPLNIAYEVREDSTIVSMVVQGLGAAILPRLAAEPVPLGLQAFTLPIPLERIIGVAVLADALQSPAVFAFLDVLMKSKQFVLTAV; from the coding sequence ATGACTAACAAAATCAAGATCTCGCAGTTGCGGGCATTAGTTGCAGTCGCAGAACATGAAAACTTTAGTACAGCTGCATTGCATTTGGAAATATCACAGTCTGCAGTGAGTCATGCGATCGCTGCTTTAGAGGAAGACTTAGGCGTTGTCTTACTTGCGCGTGGACGCCATGGTGCCCATCCTACACCCGTAGGAAAACGAATTATTGCTCATGCCCAGCATGTACTACAGTTACTCGACACAATGGCTAAAGAAGCAAACCTCGAAAAAGGCTTAGATGGAGGACAAGTGCAAATTGCCTGTTTTCGTAGTGTGGCAACGCATATTCTACCAGCAGTGATTGCCCAGTTTCGCAGTGACTTTCCTAAAATTGCAGTCACAATTACAGAGCATTACGATTACATTAATGTAGAACAAGCTTTGCGTGAAGGTCATGCCGACCTGGGCTTCACATATCTTCCTGCTAGTGATGAATTTGAAACTTGGGAGTTATTGCGCGATGATTACATTGTATTACTACCTCCAACTGCTTCAACCACTACTCAAAAACTCAACTGGAAGCAATTAGCTGCATATCCTTTAATTGTGCCATCGACAAATACTTGCTCAATTAGAATTCGCAATCATCTGAGATTCTCTGATTGTCCCTTGAATATTGCCTATGAAGTCAGGGAAGATTCCACAATTGTCAGCATGGTTGTTCAAGGCTTAGGTGCAGCCATTCTTCCCCGATTAGCCGCCGAACCAGTACCACTAGGGTTGCAAGCGTTTACTCTACCAATTCCTCTCGAAAGGATCATTGGAGTAGCTGTGTTAGCAGATGCACTACAAAGCCCTGCAGTTTTTGCCTTTTTAGATGTTCTCATGAAGTCAAAGCAATTTGTACTTACTGCAGTTTAA
- a CDS encoding N-formylglutamate amidohydrolase, which yields MTLSSWVLTKGDGPIVAVTLHDGHDIREEVAPLLSVTEADRWREEDPYTAHWTKIGDTRIVARRSRFEFDLNRRRDKAVYIKPEDAWGLKVWKKRPPRAIIERSLAEHDAFYATLEGVLSDLERRHGRFIIFELHTYNHLRFGPDSLPADPRYNPEINIGTGTLDRQRWAPVINRFTKDLQTFNFLGRHLDVRENINFSGGYFPRWVHQTFPDSACVLSIEVKKFFMNEWTNEVDIVQLDAIRQALQSTVPGILEALNQVDAGVTSNAYQLV from the coding sequence ATGACGTTAAGTAGCTGGGTATTAACGAAAGGAGATGGACCTATTGTTGCTGTTACGCTACATGATGGTCATGATATCCGCGAAGAAGTTGCCCCCCTACTCAGCGTCACCGAAGCAGATCGCTGGCGGGAAGAAGATCCTTATACTGCACATTGGACAAAGATCGGTGACACCAGAATTGTTGCACGGCGATCGCGTTTTGAATTTGACCTCAATCGTCGCCGTGATAAAGCTGTTTATATTAAGCCTGAAGATGCATGGGGATTAAAAGTGTGGAAAAAAAGACCACCCCGTGCTATTATCGAGCGCTCTTTGGCAGAACATGACGCCTTTTATGCAACGTTAGAAGGAGTCTTGAGCGATCTTGAACGTCGTCACGGTCGCTTTATTATATTTGAGTTGCATACCTACAATCACTTACGTTTTGGACCTGACTCATTACCAGCCGATCCGCGATACAATCCTGAAATTAACATTGGGACAGGAACACTCGATCGCCAACGGTGGGCACCTGTCATCAACCGTTTTACCAAGGATTTACAAACATTCAACTTTTTGGGTAGACATTTAGATGTCCGCGAAAATATTAACTTCTCTGGCGGTTACTTTCCTCGTTGGGTGCATCAAACTTTTCCCGACTCAGCATGTGTTTTATCAATTGAAGTCAAGAAGTTTTTTATGAATGAATGGACGAATGAAGTAGACATCGTGCAGTTAGATGCAATTCGTCAAGCACTGCAATCGACTGTCCCAGGTATCCTCGAAGCTTTAAATCAAGTTGATGCAGGTGTTACCAGTAACGCGTATCAATTAGTTTGA
- a CDS encoding glutamate-cysteine ligase family protein, whose product MSVEDRRIGLEQEFFLVDEQGVISQRGDEYLQFCQEVATSEGRNPQHFAPEWVKSMVEINTPPAYSVTELATEYLSNLKVALKVAKEMSLRLYPLSTYPLHVMPTIRNKPWYHIQVRTVGFDRFMHAARCTGTHIHLDLPEGIIDRRVGVSYDSTPEARTELLNIYNLATALDPSLIVLSRACPFYEGRVMKFAAHTVRYRGSEVFGWEGVYTHLQSVGGLQPYAADTEELVELQFARYYSWLAAMDKAGVERHLFKEAGGNLLKAAWNRVRLNGIGTVEMRGTDSNYPQVILAIATLLYHAAHRVRTEQLTVKPTEGVRTFELHGNILAVPDFHYLDGELLYAAVTEGVKSAEVVAYLDSILDFAVQEGGEGSHYLKTLRSSLGQYQTTEAEILQDFLPTTEEISQEDGLRLVRQCCDKLEQQVTFLEQSHLEMLTESSD is encoded by the coding sequence ATGAGTGTAGAAGATCGGCGGATAGGGCTTGAGCAAGAGTTTTTTTTGGTAGATGAACAAGGTGTTATTTCGCAGCGCGGTGATGAGTACTTGCAGTTTTGCCAAGAAGTAGCAACATCAGAAGGACGAAATCCGCAGCATTTTGCCCCTGAATGGGTAAAAAGTATGGTGGAGATTAATACACCGCCTGCGTATAGCGTAACAGAGCTAGCAACAGAGTATTTAAGTAATCTTAAGGTAGCACTCAAGGTAGCCAAGGAAATGAGTCTTAGGCTCTATCCTTTATCTACCTATCCATTGCACGTTATGCCGACAATTCGTAACAAGCCCTGGTATCACATTCAAGTCCGCACCGTAGGTTTTGATCGCTTTATGCACGCGGCGCGATGCACGGGAACGCACATTCATTTAGATCTTCCTGAAGGAATTATTGATCGGCGTGTAGGTGTATCTTACGATTCTACCCCAGAGGCACGTACTGAACTACTTAACATATATAACTTAGCAACAGCTTTAGATCCATCACTGATTGTATTATCGCGGGCGTGTCCTTTTTACGAAGGACGAGTTATGAAATTTGCGGCTCATACCGTACGTTATCGCGGTAGTGAGGTTTTTGGCTGGGAAGGAGTGTATACCCATTTGCAATCTGTGGGTGGATTACAGCCTTATGCAGCAGATACAGAAGAATTGGTTGAGTTACAGTTTGCGCGGTACTACTCTTGGTTAGCAGCGATGGATAAAGCAGGAGTAGAACGACATTTGTTTAAAGAAGCTGGGGGAAACCTGCTTAAAGCAGCGTGGAATCGCGTGCGACTCAACGGTATTGGTACAGTAGAAATGCGCGGTACTGATAGTAATTATCCTCAGGTCATTTTAGCGATCGCCACATTACTTTATCACGCAGCACATCGCGTGCGAACTGAGCAATTGACAGTGAAACCAACTGAGGGAGTGCGTACATTTGAATTACATGGCAATATCCTGGCTGTACCAGATTTCCACTATCTTGATGGGGAATTATTGTATGCTGCTGTTACTGAGGGTGTTAAGAGTGCCGAAGTTGTTGCTTACTTAGATTCGATTCTTGATTTTGCTGTGCAAGAAGGTGGTGAAGGATCGCACTATCTAAAAACTTTGAGATCTTCATTAGGGCAATATCAAACTACTGAAGCGGAAATTTTACAAGACTTTTTGCCAACGACTGAAGAAATCTCGCAAGAAGACGGGCTACGTTTGGTACGTCAATGCTGCGACAAGTTAGAACAGCAAGTTACATTTCTAGAACAATCGCATTTAGAGATGCTTACGGAGTCCTCTGACTGA